Proteins encoded in a region of the Acipenser ruthenus chromosome 11, fAciRut3.2 maternal haplotype, whole genome shotgun sequence genome:
- the LOC117426950 gene encoding BRI3-binding protein-like, with product MKCVKLLLVVTVLLTGLLCAEAARSHRSSSSQNSFRRAANGMYQTLSNIFGEDNIRGLHKFFSKTTERFVHGVDVLLDTIWRIWTDLLDVLGIDSSNLSHYFSPASVASSPARALLLVAAVLLAYWFLSLFLGCFFYLLHVAFGRFFWLVRVALFALSCLYILQKFEGDPERAVLPLCFVMAIYFMTGPMGSYWRKGGSTLEDKIDHLDSQIRLLNIRLSRVIESLDHSSEQ from the exons ATGAAGTGCGTGAAGCTGTTGCTGGTGGTCACTGTCCTGCTGACCGGCTTGCTTTGTGCGGAGGCGGCGAGGAGCCATCGCAGCTCCAGCTCACAGAACAGTTTTCGGAGGGCGGCGAACGGGATGTACCAAACCCTAAGCAACATCTTCGGAGAGGACAATATCCGAGGACTGCATAAG TTCTTCTCGAAGACCACGGAGCGGTTTGTGCACGGTGTGGACGTGCTGCTGGACACCATCTGGAGAATCTGGACTGACCTCCTGGACGTCTTGGGGATCGACT CGTCCAACCTGAGTCACTACTTCAGCCCCGCCTCGGTGGCCAGCTCTCCAGCCAGGGCTCTCCTCCTGGTGGCTGCGGTCCTGCTCGCCTACTGGTTCCTCTCCCTCTTCCTGGGCTGCTTCTTCTACCTCCTCCACGTGGCCTTCGGACGATTCTTCTGGCTGGTGCGCGTGGCGCTCTTCGCCCTGTCCTGCCTCTACATCCTGCAGAAGTTCGAGGGGGACCCCGAGCGGGCCGTGCTGCCGCTCTGCTTCGTCATGGCCATCTACTTCATGACCGGCCCCATGGGCTCCTACTGGAGGAAGGGGGGCAGCACCCTGGAGGACAAGATCGACCACCTGGACAGCCAGATCCGCCTGCTCAACATCCGGCTGAGCCGGGTCATCGAGAGCCTGGACCACTCCAGCGAGCAGTAA